The genomic segment CAGGGCTGCGAACTCAATCAGTCGGTCAAGCTGGGCCCGCATGACGTCAGGGCCCCCGACCTGCCGGTATAGGCAGCTCTCGTCTATCACCACGTGAAGTACGGGTGGGACAGGGCGTTTGAGGATGGCTTGCCTCTCGGCAAGGAACGCGATCCGCTCGGCCGCCTGCTCGCTCGTGATGGCCTGCCGAGCTACCTCCGCGTCAGCCAATGCGGCTGCGTAGTCCGGAGTTTGCAGGAGTCCGGGCGTGATGCCGCCGTTCTCGAACAGGCGGATCTCTACGGCTCGCGCCTCAAGCGCGGCGTACTCAGGGAAGCCCTCCAGGAGGGCTTGTTCCCGCACGGAGCGGCAGAGTTGTTCGAACTTGGTCCCCGATCCCAGAGCTTTGTCGACGGCGCGTGCGAACTCTAAAGTTGGCAATTTTCGCCCAGTTTCTACTGCAGAAATGTGCGAGTTGGAATATCCAACGAGCAAGGCGAACTGCGTCTGTTTGATCCCCTGCGCCTCGCGTGAGCTGCGCAGCTGAGCAATAGTCAAGACTTGTGGATCAAGTCAGCCTGATTTCTTGAGGTGATGGAGTCGGTGCTGGGCCGCCTTGCGGACTCGGCGGGTCCTCCCGCGTTCTGCGAGTAGTCGCAGGACGTCGGGTGCGGTGACGATCTGTGTGGTCACGGCTG from the Streptomyces sp. NBC_01335 genome contains:
- a CDS encoding helix-turn-helix domain-containing protein; its protein translation is MTIAQLRSSREAQGIKQTQFALLVGYSNSHISAVETGRKLPTLEFARAVDKALGSGTKFEQLCRSVREQALLEGFPEYAALEARAVEIRLFENGGITPGLLQTPDYAAALADAEVARQAITSEQAAERIAFLAERQAILKRPVPPVLHVVIDESCLYRQVGGPDVMRAQLDRLIEFAALPRTILQVAPYSVAERRPFNLPVRLLTLPDRSVVGYAESQFQGHLERERRFVEGVLTAYYQLQAEALSHTASVAMIEQVRKGNP